The Virgibacillus sp. SK37 region ACTGCCTTTGTACTAGCTGTTGCATCTGCAGGAGATACAGCTGTAGAAAATAAGAATGGACGTGAGCGTACTTTGAGCCAATCAATCAAATTTGCTTTCCCGGCAACATATCCACCAATAACTCCAATTGCCTTGGAAAGTGTGCCCATTTGGAAATCAACTTTATCCTGTAAACCAAAGTGCTTTACAGTTCCTGCTCCTTTTCCAAGTACACCTGACCCATGAGCATCATCAACATATGTGATTAAATCAAATTCTTCAGCAATCTCAACAATTTCAGGAAGCTTGGCGATATCCCCATCCATGGAGAAAACTCCATCTGTAATTACCATAATTTTATTGTATTGGCCTGATTCTACTGCTTCTTTTGCCTTCAACCGTAAATCTTCCATATCAGAGTGGTTAAAACGGATAATTTTAGCTTTGGATAATCGGCAACCATCAATAATGGAGGCATGATTTAATTCATCAGAAAGAATGGCATCATGTTTATCCATTACTGCAGAAATTGCTGCCATATTACAGTTAAAACCAGATTGGTATGAAATAACCGCTTCTGTGCCCTTGAATTGAGCCAATTTATTTTCTAATTCAATATGAAGATCCAGTGTTCCATTAATTGTACGTACTGCACCAGCTCCAACTCCATGTGAATCTACTGCCTTTTTTGCAACTTCCTTTAAACGATCATCGGTAGCTAGCCCAAGATAGTTGTTCGATGACAAGTTAATTCTTTTTTTCCCGTCGAGTTGAATTTCCGGTCCATTCGCACCCTGTACCGGATCAATTTCATTATATAATCCTCGCTCTTTTAGTTCAGCAATGTTCTCATCTAAAAAGCTATTTAGTGCCTTACTAGTCATATTATTTTTCCTCCTTGTTTGTAAGCGCTTCAATTACATTATCGAGTAAAAATTAGAGCACATAGTTTACATACAGTTTAACATATAGGGTTTAAAATGTTTACTTTATCAAGTTACTCAAAAGAAGTAAAACTATTCATTTTTATCTGATAGTAATTCTCTCAAATTTGTGTTACTTCCTTTCATAAATGTAAGGTTTTTTCTACAAAATATTATAAAAAACGATGGTTATCTACACTTATTTTTAT contains the following coding sequences:
- a CDS encoding glycine C-acetyltransferase produces the protein MTSKALNSFLDENIAELKERGLYNEIDPVQGANGPEIQLDGKKRINLSSNNYLGLATDDRLKEVAKKAVDSHGVGAGAVRTINGTLDLHIELENKLAQFKGTEAVISYQSGFNCNMAAISAVMDKHDAILSDELNHASIIDGCRLSKAKIIRFNHSDMEDLRLKAKEAVESGQYNKIMVITDGVFSMDGDIAKLPEIVEIAEEFDLITYVDDAHGSGVLGKGAGTVKHFGLQDKVDFQMGTLSKAIGVIGGYVAGKANLIDWLKVRSRPFLFSTAVSPADATASTKAVELLMESTELNEKLWENANYLKDGLKKLGFDIGNSETPITPCIIGDENDTQRFSKRLFEEGVYAKSIVFPTVPRGTGRVRNMPTAAHTKEMLDKAISVYEKVGKEMGLI